TTCATTTAATCTTTTAATCAACTAAACTTTTAGATTattcctttctttttaattctcttcttaaacctttttttttaaaaaattaataattaaacattaaaattgctttaaaataattattttggtttttattaTTTGTCAATAATTTAATAGATGCCTAATACATGACTTAGGTAGGAAGTTCAAATTTACATCCTGTACTTTTAATAAAGAGAGTTAataagttttttatttaaataaataaataaaagaaccGATAAATTTTGGTTGAAATTATTGCATACCAATCCTTgtatttagaaaaattatttctaatttgccaaatgataattttaaattagagTTATAGCAAGACTACAAAATAGATGAATGCAACTCCACCAGATATTCTACATAGTTGTACTAAAAAGatataatttaaaaagttgTATGTGTGTATTATTTGTTTCCAGAGGCGACATGTGTTttactataatatatataacataTGGAACATCCTATTAGAAAAAGATGATAAACTCAATAAGATTGTTGGTCTTATATATTTATTGAGTAACATCTTCAACATGTGATGAGTTTGAGATAAGGCACATtcatggtaaaaaaaaaaaaaaaagaaaaggttacTTATAGTCTCACAAGAAAATAAAAGAGCATATGAAGGATATGCTATCAACTATATATGCTGTAAAAGATTTAAATTTCTTataggaaaaaaataattaaatgtatagttaaaaacaaactaatataaaaaaaattatgataaaaaaattaagtttcaGTTCATGGTAATTATCTCCTTTGAAATTGAAGGTTCAATCTCTCATCGTTACTTTGTTATACTAAGAAAATAGGTTATattttagttcttaaattttaaaaaatggataTGTATTTggtttttcaattttcaaaatatatcatTCTCATATATGTCAGAAACCAAAAGGTATATGGTTCAGTTCTATCTCTTCATAAAAGATGGAATAAAATTTAACCAGTAAGTTTTATTGTCTAAGTCTAATAATTCGTAACTTTAAAAggtattaaaaatataatttttagttTGATATAGTCATTAACACATTAGTTAATGAGTTAATTTTAAGATGTGTTTGGAATGCTCGTACAAGTGTTTAATTCAAATCTATCCTTATGTTGAGAATAAATTGGTGATCGAGGAGATTTGTGTTTTTGGTTTTGTGTATTGAAAGTGGAATTCGACGGCTCATACTCTAGCCCACGAGAGAGTTTCTCTGGATCCAACATTATTGGTCAACACCTTTTCCTGATTGTTGCAAACATAATATAACTTTTAAATGatattctaaaaattattttattaaaagagTAAATAAAATGaggtttttttttcaatattttttttattaagtcAAGAAAAAATAGACCCCTAATTAATAAGATGAAAAATTTAAAGGTCAATTCTGTGTTGTCTAGAGGTccttagtttttaaaattgtcaaaaaaaaaaaaaaaacatataataaATCATGAGAAAATCAATACTACATTAAACACGATGTTGAAAATCTATGAGGCtgcccttctttttcttctagaTCTAACAAAGTATTTAGGTtaggttttctttctttcactAAAACAATTTAAAACACGATGTTGAAAATCTACATTAAACACAATGGATTAAATTTTTAAGATCACGTCAATACTATTGaattaaattaagcttattttgataaaatttttaactttttaaaaatgtatataaaattttttagttcgaaattttatttgaataacAGATATCTTTTTCATCGGAGAAATGAAGAATAAAGTGAGAAAGAGAATTTTATAACACCAACAAAACTTTCTTTAATAACTAGAACGGTAAATTTACGatctttattttagaaaaattaaataaaaatgggaaaATCAACCAAATTGGTTGGACTTCAGACATATTATCactgaaaaagaagaagaagaaaaaaaagacaatacTTATATAGGGAATAGTTAATTAAGTTAGGTGTAGAGAAAATAAAATAGggaagaaaaaaggaaatagTTATAATTATGGGTTTTAAATGGGAGGAAAAAAACATAGTGAAGTGTAGCCGTTACCAGTGAGATCGGTCCCTGAGTAATCACATTCTGCCGTTACCGGTGCCACCCCTAtgtatatttaataatatagtatatatacctatcttcttttctaaaaataaaatgtatatatatataattgtgtaattttttaatatatcatGATTCtgaaatttattatatttttctttagtCTAGGTACACATCCTCCTCTCTAACAATCTTAATCCTTAATCTGTACACATATATGTGTGATAATTGAACAACGAAACAATTGTTTTTAATACAATACTGGGAGAGCTCCAATTATACATATTGGTCACTAATATAGTCTCACATGAAAACTGAAGGCTAGTATAAGTAAGATATTTTTTCTAATAGACGACCTTTGCAAATATATAAGGCAGTatgatattttttcaaatataacaaaatttcaaatagcCAATTATCAATAAAATACTGTAAAAAACattcaataaaattttgttacatttgcaACAATATTATATACTTGACTAATATTAAGATAATTGAATAAACTACTACAACTATTTACATGTATAGCAAAATCTTAATGTGATGTCTAGTaatataaattatgatattttattatatttattaatatttggTTATATTACTGTATttaaagattattattatttattgtttctaaAAATGTTACATGCTACCGTTACCCTGgaaataaaattttcttattaattgttttatttatttatttataaatttaaggttaaaatatctttaaaatgtgttcaattttagttttgatatttttagtgaattttaaatttagttcattcacattaatttttatttaaaattaattaaacaatcacaataatttttataaaaaaaaatacactaAAGTAAACAATAGTgaaatatttttagaatttatagtaaaaatattaacaaaaaaaaagtaaagaaaaactaaaataaactaGTAATGggaattaaatttaaaaaagattGGAAAGTAGAGGAATGTAAAATTAACGATATTGTAAGgtgaaatgaaatttgaaggaaaatttaataaaaaagatgggaaaaaagtaaataaaaaagataagagaGACAAGAGATGGGATGATAGAGAGATGGGTAAACGTAAAATTATGTAATGTGTCAAAAACAAGAAAGGAAGGGGTGAGATTATCTGGCGTGCCGGTGATGTTTTGATACCCTTAAGTAACCAACACGTGGCATCCTGGGACCCACCATCCCAAGCCTTTTGGGGCtgattcttttttcttatcattttttaaaataaatgttaaGACTTTAGCTtgtaataattctttttttttttttttttttttttttttttttttaaatttttgaaaaaggGTAAAAAAGAATAGAATAAAATATAAAACCCAAAAGAAGGAAGCAATTAGCCAAATCCAAATTCCGAATCAATCGCCATGGCCatccccttcttcttcttccttttctgcACAGACCCTAAGTTAAACAAATAAgcgtttttcttttcttttcttttttttttctttttttctgtttttttgaGGATTTCAATTTCAATGAATTAGAGAGAGAATTTCAAGTACGATCCTCGGCAGAGATGCATGCCTTCTGCGTTTTTTCTACCCCAAATTCATCCGTTTCATATACTCTAACTTCTTCCTGCTAAACCATTTCATCACCTCTCAACTACGCTGAATTGGACCCTTCCTTCCTCTTCCTTTTCCATTTCCAAATTCAGGTTCTATTGGGATTTTGCGGTTTCTCATTTCGTGATCTGGGGTCTTACACTAGAGAGATGGAGGAAGCTCGGTTGTGCCAGTGGACTACCATTAGATCTCTCTTTGCAATTCTTCAATGGTGGGGTTTCAATGTCACCGTCATTATCATGAACAAGTGGATCTTTCAGGTATTGCTGATTTTTTTCCCTTCATTTCTCGATTAGGTTGATTTGGTTGTGTAAATTGATCTGTcttgtgttttctttttcctgcAGAAATTGGACTTTAAATTCCCTTTAACAGTGTCTTGTATTCACTTCATCTGCTCTGCCATTGGAGCGTATATGGCGATTAAAGTGTTGAAAGTTAAACCACTTATTTCTGTTGACCCTGAAGATCGGTGGAGAAGGATATTCCCGATGTCATTTGTGTTTTGTATTAACATAGTTTTGGGGAATGTCAGCTTGCGTTATATTCCGGTTTCTTTTATGCAGACAATAAAGTCTTTTACCCCTGCAACAACAGGTGtggttttttaattttaattgtttCTTCATAATTCTGTTGTGTTTGTCATTGttccatgttttttttttttaaaattcaatttgaaaattgtgttgttgattttctttatcttttaacAGTTGTTTTACAATGGCTTGTATGGAGAAAGTACTTTGACTGGAGAATATGGGCATCTTTAATACCCATTGTTGGAGGAATTCTTCTTACTTCTGTGACTGAAATGAGCTTTAACATGCTTGGGTTTTGTGCTGCCTTATTTGGTTGTTTGGCTACCTCCACAAAGACCATCCTTGCCGAATCCTTATTGCATGGATACAAGTTCGATAGGTACTGCCTTTTTGCCTGGCTAATTCTTTTTGGATGCAATGTTTCTCTTGTAACCAAGTTTCATCCTGAATTCCTGGTTGTTGCAATCTTTTTCTAGGTTGAGTTAGATTGTTGTTGCTTGAAAACCCTGATTTAGAGATACGGATACCCTTAAAGTACAAATATTTGATATGTTCAGTAACGTTCATGCAGTCGGTCGGATCATAGTTACTGAAAAGCCAATTCCCTTCTTGGCATTTATTTCCTGTGTCTTCTCATTGATATCAAATATGGATATAAATCTGAAAATACTTCCAAAGGGAACGTGTTTACATTATGCAGCAGTGGTTAGTTTTGGTTGGATGAATTGGAAAAGATCTTGGAAGTTTGCTAGTTGACAATGAATTATTAATATACTCTATTCATTATTCTTCAATCTTCACCACTTTTTAATTCTTGCTGcctttttctctgttttttgttcttctttggGTAAAGAAAACATTACTATCTATGAAGATCGATTTCCCATTACCagtatttttttagtttttggcTGCAGACCGTTTTATCACTCTTTAACAACTCAaggtttttcattttttatcgATTCCTGCCAATGTAATCAAAATATCGTGTTATCAGTTACCTTTCTCGCACCCTTTGGTGGTGAATTCTTATTATGGAAGGCACAAGTACATTAGTTTAGGTAGTGTGTCATTGCCCCCCTCCATCAGGCACCAGCGTTGACATTTCTGATACAAATAAGTCATTCAAATTATAATATGattaattacaatttttttcttctcgGTTGCGTAAGACCTGTTCTCGAGGCTGTTTTGGCCCTCCTCAACAAAACACAACGAAAACAAGACAAGTGATGGATAatgaatataattattaagattACATAATTGTACGAATACATTTGATTTTGAATATTCtgtatttttttatatagaatGTTGAATCATTAAACATTTACTAatctgatgttttttttttgcttgTATTTGTCATCAGGCGTTGCATTATTTGGATGCATTTTGTGTATATTGCCTTCATACCATTAAGTTTTCTAGGTTATAATCTTGATTTTATGCTTGTAGTccttatataaattaatttttgaatgACTCAAGTCTATGTATGTGAGATCCATGCATCATTCTCCTTTTCGTGGCCATGTTTTTTGTTGTTTAATAGTACAAACTCATGTTTTATGTTGTATCCTTCCTCAATTGTACATGTATTATCACTGGCATGGATGGTTAAATGAAATGGATTTTTCCTTCCTCATCAGTTCTAAATATGAAATGGTTCGATCCAACAGTAATTGGCCTTTAATAGATAGTTCAACCCTCTTTTTCCCCCTCCCTTGCTGGTTGTCATTTGCCATTAATTTTCTATCATCCAGGGAACATGCATTTTGTGCTAATGGTTCGTTTTGTTATTCTATATATGTTCCTAATAATGTTTGACCTTTGGTGTTTGCTTTCTTTTGGACATCAGCATAAATACAGTCTATTACATGGCACCTTTCGCGACGATAATCTTGGCTGTACCTGCTATGCTCCTTGAAGGTAACGGGGTTCTTGATTGGCTTCACACGCACCAATCTATTAGCTCGTCACTCATCATCATTTTCAGTTCTGGGGTTATGGCCTTCTGTCTTAACTTCTCCATATTTTATGTAATTCATTCCACCACTGCCGTCACATTCAATGTTGCTGGAAACCTTAAGGTAGGACCTGGTTGATACCATTGGCATTGGATTAAAGTCTTATAGACCATTATAATTCCCTTTTCTTTATACAAATTTCCTTTTTCAATACTCTGGTGAGTTACATTTGAATTTCATTATGCCCAGGTAGCTGTTGCAGTCCTTGTTTCATGGTTGATTTTCCGAAACCCAATTTCAATGCTAAATGCAGTTGGATGTGCGATTACACTTTTGGGTTGTACATTCTACGGGTATGTAAGACATCTTATCTCACAGCAGCCACCTGGAACCCCTCGAACTCCAAGAACACCTCGGACACCTCGGAGTCGAATGGAGCTGCTCCCCCTTGTAAATGACAAATTAGATGATAAGATCTAATTGGCTGCATTGCGGTTGATGTTCTTGGTAGTTGGCACACCAATAGTAGAGAAAGGAGAGTACAAAAGATGAAAGAATACAAAAGCAGAATACTTGGGCTTGTTCGTTCTGTTCACTTGCTCTAGGCgacttcaatttttttcttcataatGCTATCTTTTTATCTCCCCGCCCACATATTTTGTTGTTTGCAGCTTTAGCATATCAACGAGCGACTGATATTACCTTTTATTATTAGTTAAATCATGCCTCTGATTAAAGAGGCAATTATATTAGAGTTCCaatcatttttcttcttaatcTTGCTTTCTCTATTCAAATTCTAAaaccaaaacagaaaaaaattCCAAGGTTTCTGACGTGGCTTTGCTTGGAAACAATCTTGGTTCCAAATTCATCTGAATGGATCAATTATTATATCCTATTGGAATGAAAGATATGAATTTCTGATTATGAAAATGTTTAGGGAAGAGGAATACATTGAACTTCGATGAAGAGTTCTACAATCTAAAGAGCATCTAGTTCATTCTAGCTTTTAGTTACAGGGTTAAGATTAAGATTAAAGCTAATGGATGATGCATTGGtgatatttttttgtctgttaAATGTAGAAGAAGACAACTAAGCAAGAAGCCAGAAGTTCTTCTGCCATCTGGTGTTGATAAGGTAACCTCCCATGCCATTGGTCTGTTTTCTAACCCCAATTGTACAGCAATCTGCATGGTTGATGCACTGTTCAACAAGCTGCTCTGAGCTGTTGGTCCCACAGAAGCTGCAAGAGAAATAAATTACCATGTCCACCAGGTTAGTaatcataacctttcaaactttttactgttttttctttggttgaaaaaaaaaaggcttctATATAAGATGATGGGAGTGTTGGGACCCACCAGCCAAACAGTGAAGGCTTTTTCTGGGGTACCACCAAAACAGCTGCCTCAAGCTTCTTCACTTGGCTCAAAACTGTCTCCAGTTTTGGGCCTTGAATCACCAGTGCTTCAATTTCCACCTGAAATTTTGCACCAAAAATTAGGTCACTCACAGAACCCAACACTTCACTGATGTAATgcttaaaaagttaaaaagctAAAGTTTCATTTTAGCcgttatattttaatatttattcaattttagttaatatattttccataaatcttaaatttagttttgttgatcttttaaaaatatttttgttatctATCTATAACTTTTGACTATACTtcttgaaaatatatttttagttgTATTTTCTTGCATGAAAATTATTGTTAGTATTTAATCCATTCGGTAAAATTTAACTTTGGGGGACTAAACTAAGATTTAATGGAagtattaaatattaaaattggaaaaaaaatacgGGACTAAGATTGGAGAAACATTAATTATGAGAGCCAAAATGGTATTTTAAGCTACTTTAAAAGTTGGTTCCACCTCATTTTGAcccctttcttcttcatttacaaAGACGGCACTCGAATCTGGATGATGGGGGAGCACTAGGAAACGGCTAGCTACTAGCCAATGGCTTAGTGCAACACGAAGTTTCCGCACTACTTTTTTCTTTCGACACTTTCTCTCCTTACTatatatgttttgttttttacctttattttatttattaacacATGCATTGGAGGGAAAACCCAAGGGgttaaattagaaaaaacccAATATATGAAGTTCCCCATATGCATATCCCACACATACTCTTCAAGTAAGATAGAGAAGTAGAAATTGAAATTGATATATCGTAGAACAAAAGTATTAATATGTATATCTCAAGCAGAGCTTATGAATTAAGTTAATTGTTTTTTACACACAACTGAGATAGGATAGAAGATTCAAGGTAAAGCCCATGAAGGTCTGCGACTAGCTGAAAGTATAATAATTCATCCAACATCTTTAACTAGATAAATCCAACCCAAAGATTAAAAATCTAAATTGAAGAATACTAAACTAAAGATTCAAAATAGAAGTTAATACCTCAGGTCTAGAAGCTTTGCAGAGATAGCCAAGAGAATTCGCAAGaaatgaggaagaagaagactcAGAAGGCATTTCAGAGAGCCTGTTTGTTGAGTGAGAAACAATATGAAGAAGAGTGACCAAATCACCCTTGTTAGCCACATGAGTTAGAGCCCACAACATAGCATGCTTGGAATTTGATGTATGATCCACCACCACCATCACCCTCTTCTTACCATACCTTTCAAACCCTTCCATTGACACCCAGTTCAAAAGCTTCTTTTTGCTGCACACTAAACTTTCTTGTAGGGTAAAGTTCAAACCCCACTTCACCCCACCCTATTAGATTTTTGAAGTCTTCAACCCAGTCTTTCACTAACCCTCTCTTTCACTAACACTCTCTTTCACTGCCTTAAAAAATGAACCCCATTTCCTCTAGGAAGTTGGTTATATAGAaacttgagttttttttttttcttttttaggagagagaaagagagtttGAAAGGGGGGTTAAGATGGGACCGAGTGATAAATACAAAGCCATGATTTATAACTTTTTTGAGTCACGGGAGGGACTGAGTTGATGTTACCTTTACAGATTACTTATAACATTGATGCAAATAAAAACAGTACCGCTACTGCCTATTTTGATGATGATAGGGAAGACTCTCTGTACTATTATGGCTTGCATCTTTTTCataagccttttttttttttctttttttcttttttagttgttTGATTTGAAAAATCTATCATTACCAATATGGTttgtgaaataaaataaaagaaagctTTTTTTAGGAGTGGGAAAGATGTTTTGGAAGAAGGCAAAAATGGGCCATTCTTATTGAAAGGACTGCCTTTTGGGTTCCTACACGATTTGGTTTATTTGTTGACCTTTTCTGGAACGCAGTTTTGTCACGACTTGGCGTTTTTCTTTAAATAccatcttttattattattaataatattattattattattatgattattattatttttgtacgAAAATTATCTAAGACTTCAAAAAATAGAGAACGTTTCTCCAATTCATCTCTATTTagctttcgtttttttttttttaattatgtaactatttgatttttgtttttgaaaattaatggtaaaaacatttctttttatctttaaatttcttgtttttttttatcaatcCAACATTAgacataatgaaattggtttaAAATTCAACTTTCTTATAAAAGGAGAATGAAAATTTGTGATGAAACgcttaatttttcaaaatcaataagaaaatttaaaaaatggtctTGGTAGTTTGAATCAAGTTAGTAAATACTTTTCCTCTGATTTTAAACTTTTAGAAATGTAGTGTAAGTATTTATGTGCCGACAGACATAAATACAAGGGGAGGGGTTTATTTATTTAACGAACTTTTCAAATGAAGATTCATATGACCTTGAAGTGGATGGCCATAATTTCATCTTTTCATTGATTGAACATTGAATACATTTGACCGACTTTAAAAAAGCATATTTAGTATTCTATTTCATAGGGTTTTGAATTTGTGCCTATTTAGTCGGACCTCCGAACTTTATAAATGCGTATGCCCTCTCGTTTATGTGTTCAATGAATATCAAGATCTTCACCAATTCAACATgttttaattagttaaataacattttggtttatatattttgaattttgtctAATTTTAGTCCATAATCAAAATACACTTATCATATCTAATTTTAGTATTTATATTGAACTCGATGCTAATTTGTGAGTTGATCTTAAAAAACTTTTTGTTATCTATTAGAATTAATTGCACACTGTCCCTTTACACGAAAATTACTATTATCAATCAATTTttgtaaggtaataaaattaACTTTGAGGAGTTATGTTTAAGGTAGCTTATTGAAAATACAAAAACTAAGAACTAAAATTGGATTATGGAAAGTATTGAGATCAAAATTGAACCTACTTCAAATCACCGGCCTACCTTTTAACCATTAAAATTTAGGGATCTACTTAATACAAATTTTTAAGTAAATTGTAAATTTAGAGTTTTGATTGACAtgatttgattttatatttaattaatacatCAATTGTGAATTTTGAAGTGAAAAGATATATTCGACATTTTTTCAAATAACATTATCAAAAGATTTGTAGATATTTATAGATAAACGACAgttcaaatataattattcaagTTTATCCTTGGAGAGATCAAAACTCGAAGCTAAGGAGAGGATTTTTTACATAAAATTACACAACAGGATACGTTACTAAGAATTAGGGCTGCATCAAAACCCAATCATTGATATGTACAAAGTTGTATATAATATGTAGAGAACTTTGATGCACCAGTGATTTCCAATTTGTTCAGGTTTAGAAGTGTCATTAGTGTGAACAAATCCGGAAACAATGGTGCACAAGTTTCATGATGGAGGACGGGGCTACTAACAAATctaatattaatactaatagCAAGATCCCAGATGTCCTATCAATGAAAAACTTAACAGAGGAAATTATCTTGATGGAAGATTCAAAATACAATGCCACTCTGGAAAATCACTTTAGCGATCCATTTCTCGAAAAGCAGTTCCCTTTAATCAAATTGAGAAAATAAAGGCCGAAGTCCTATTGCTGATGTTAATTTTACCGAATGATTCAAAAGAAATGttgaattacaaaattaatttgcatCTTAGCTTCCAAACCAACaaatttattctttaaaaattcACGAACCCATTAgagataatttaatttttgaaattcCATTGACAATTTGATTTTAAATCAAACAAATACactatttttttcataaaaaattgtCAGACCTAGTTTACATAAAAGTGATATTTAAGGAACCTACTGGATCATTTAAAATTTACAAGAAAAATGGATACAAATCTCAAAATTCCAACCCTAGACTATGTGTGTGCGTTTGGAGGGACTTTTCTAAGAATCTACACTCTTTCACATTTAGAAAGTTAATCcaaatatgaaattaaaatttctttttataaaaataattgacaTGTTCAATCTGCCACCACTTATTTAAACCTTAAAACCTAACTATGTCTACTCTCCAAATCATGAGTAATGGTCAATATGGAAGTAACTTTAAAAACTACAAAACGTCAGTTTGAAGAACGACGCATTCAAGTTCATGGAATATGCGAATGCTCCTATCATGTCAAAGAAGCGTTTTTTAGGCTTTCAAAACAAAGCAAAAAAGTGAAAATCTGGACAGTTTTGTTGTTAAATACGGATTTTCTATTAATTACTGCTATAAGTTACAAAAACAATCGGTGTAAGCAAGCTTGATAATAACGGGAGGCAATAGCATAAACGACCTAAAAACCTAATCTAAATGCAATCAAGACCTCCCTCTCAACAGCTTTATTGAGCTATTCCCTAGAGCTATTCAATTATATCATAGTAACATAAAGGTGTTAGTGAACTCTACCTTGTTAGCATCATTCCTTGGGAATGAATTGCTGAAGACAGCATCAACATCCTTGACTATCTTTGTATGGAAGGTTAGATTGTCCCAGCAATGTTATGTCTTCGGGGGAGAACAGATGAGAACCAGTACTCAAGTAATGTCGTGCAACCCGTCCCCTACATTGCAAATCAATCAAGAATGATTAAGGGGTGGTAAAAGATTAGAGCGTAATGATTAAAGATGTGGAAGGAAGCCTGTCCTTCATTCTCGTTATAGATACATACCTTCGTCTTTTTGTCTTATCAGGGCCTTTTGATATGCGTAAAGTTTCTGATCTTGAAATACATCGCAATGAAGAAAGATATTCAAAGAATTGAACACCTTTCAGTGACAAATATGATCTGTTTGGAGCCACCTTCTGAATTACATCAAAGAGGCATGCTTTCATATCTCTGCTTAGAAGACATTCAGAACCGTGAGAAAAAGAACAAACATGTGAAACTGAATCTGTAAACTATATGGTCAGTCTTTAggaaattctaaaattttgtttttggaaaatctgaaatttatttttatatttaattttaccGTTACCATggataaaatataatatatgtgtgtgtgtaatATATAAATATCTTCGTTCTGTCAAGCATAATACTGCAGCAGCTTGTATCACATATTTTTTCATTAAGACCGATTTTGCAATTTTCATTACAATCAGGGTAAAAGTTGATCAGCCAGGTAGAATCCTATCATCCTACTTAGCAAATATGCAAAAAACCATGTGAAAGGAGATTTCCGTCTCTTACCTCTCTTGCATATGAAAATATCCTGGAAGGCTCAGTTTCAAAATCTTCTCAGTAGAAGAATGCCTCAATAATTTACCCAATGCTGCTGTATTAGTTGTGGAGGCAAGCATTTCTGATACAATATCCACACTGCTACCACAGCTGACATGAGAACCGGTGGTAGCAACATCGTTTGCAATGAGGCTAAATCCATGATGAGCAATTGTAGATGCCATCTGCAATTGCTCACCTCGCCAGGAGAACAAGTCTGATTCCTCAAATTCAAATGTTGGTGTTTCCAACATATCCTAGAAAGAAATACAGTTAATATTATGGGAGATATTATGGGAGTGTTTGCAATATACACAGTTTAAAGGACTTACTTGTGGTCGGCACGAAGAAAGCAGGTCCAAATCTGAAATTAGATGGCTCATTCTGTGAACTAAATCGATGATCTGAAtggtttctttcttttctgGCAGGACATGATGTCCTAGAAGATCTAAGCGACCGAGACGAAGTTGTTTCCACAATTCTTGCACTGAATCACCTGAGACTTCCAATTCAGGTTTCTCTACAAACTTGGACTTGTTGAAGTCTATACGGCTGCACTCATCCATCACAGTATACCCTCTGACATTGTTTTCCATATGTCCATTACAAGAAAATCCTTTCTCCTGTAGGCGAGATAAATTAAATACATTGCAAGAATCTTCCAAAACAGCTGTA
This region of Cucumis melo cultivar AY chromosome 7, USDA_Cmelo_AY_1.0, whole genome shotgun sequence genomic DNA includes:
- the LOC103487582 gene encoding UDP-galactose transporter 1 gives rise to the protein MEEARLCQWTTIRSLFAILQWWGFNVTVIIMNKWIFQKLDFKFPLTVSCIHFICSAIGAYMAIKVLKVKPLISVDPEDRWRRIFPMSFVFCINIVLGNVSLRYIPVSFMQTIKSFTPATTVVLQWLVWRKYFDWRIWASLIPIVGGILLTSVTEMSFNMLGFCAALFGCLATSTKTILAESLLHGYKFDSINTVYYMAPFATIILAVPAMLLEGNGVLDWLHTHQSISSSLIIIFSSGVMAFCLNFSIFYVIHSTTAVTFNVAGNLKVAVAVLVSWLIFRNPISMLNAVGCAITLLGCTFYGYVRHLISQQPPGTPRTPRTPRTPRSRMELLPLVNDKLDDKI
- the LOC103487581 gene encoding uncharacterized protein LOC103487581; the encoded protein is MEGFERYGKKRVMVVVDHTSNSKHAMLWALTHVANKGDLVTLLHIVSHSTNRLSEMPSESSSSSFLANSLGYLCKASRPEVEIEALVIQGPKLETVLSQVKKLEAAVLVVPQKKPSLFGCFCGTNSSEQLVEQCINHADCCTIGVRKQTNGMGGYLINTRWQKNFWLLA